The proteins below come from a single Actinomycetota bacterium genomic window:
- a CDS encoding YlxR family protein, with protein MCLGCGRRAPKHDLVRFTAVPQGGALVVVCDRDGMLGGRGLYTCAARHCLERAMERRGFARGARAQVRADAALMDELGDGQAVSG; from the coding sequence ATGTGCCTCGGGTGCGGCCGTCGTGCGCCGAAGCACGACCTCGTGCGCTTCACGGCCGTGCCGCAGGGTGGCGCGCTCGTGGTGGTGTGCGACCGTGACGGCATGCTCGGCGGGCGCGGGCTCTACACGTGCGCCGCGCGGCACTGCCTCGAGCGGGCGATGGAGCGGCGGGGCTTCGCGAGGGGTGCCCGCGCGCAGGTGCGGGCCGACGCGGCGCTCATGGACGAGCTGGGCGATGGGCAGGCGGTGAGCGGCTGA